A genomic region of Planococcus kocurii contains the following coding sequences:
- a CDS encoding YitT family protein, with translation MKQHKKEKPLHFTLRFVFIFIGATLAAAAIELFLVPNSIIDGGIIGVSLILNYLTVVPFGVLMVAINLPFLYFGYKHIGRNFFVSSIFAIVTLALIAIPMHKIEPFVGDPLLATIFGGLLLGVGVGLVIRNGGALDGTEILGILLTKKLPFSIGEFVMFFNVFIFGWAAFVLGLEQAMYSVLTYYIASKTIDVVIQGLEDTKAVLIVSEEYEEIGSAINDRLGRSFTKLHGQGGYLNTPKDVIYVVVTRLELTKLKQIVTDVDSKAFLTIMDTQEVHGATFKKPIH, from the coding sequence ATGAAACAACATAAAAAAGAAAAACCTCTTCATTTTACTCTACGATTTGTTTTTATTTTTATTGGAGCTACGTTGGCGGCGGCAGCTATTGAATTATTTTTAGTTCCGAATTCGATTATTGATGGTGGTATTATTGGCGTTTCTTTAATCTTGAACTATTTAACGGTTGTTCCTTTTGGCGTATTGATGGTCGCAATCAATTTGCCGTTCCTTTATTTTGGTTATAAGCATATTGGTCGTAACTTTTTTGTCTCTTCTATTTTTGCTATTGTGACCCTAGCGTTAATAGCAATTCCGATGCATAAAATCGAACCTTTTGTGGGAGATCCACTTCTTGCTACAATATTTGGCGGGTTACTTCTTGGTGTGGGGGTTGGACTGGTCATTCGGAACGGTGGCGCACTTGATGGAACCGAGATTCTCGGGATTTTATTGACGAAAAAATTACCGTTTTCCATTGGTGAGTTTGTTATGTTTTTCAATGTCTTTATCTTTGGATGGGCTGCTTTTGTTCTTGGACTGGAGCAAGCGATGTATTCGGTTTTGACGTACTATATTGCTTCTAAAACGATTGATGTGGTCATTCAAGGTCTTGAAGATACAAAAGCCGTACTAATTGTATCAGAAGAATACGAAGAAATTGGTTCAGCGATTAATGATCGTCTTGGTCGAAGCTTTACTAAGCTGCATGGTCAAGGAGGCTATTTGAATACTCCTAAAGATGTTATTTATGTGGTAGTTACTCGTCTGGAACTAACCAAGCTCAAACAAATTGTCACAGATGTTGATTCGAAAGCCTTTTTAACGATTATGGACACTCAAGAAGTTCACGGGGCAACCTTTAAAAAACCGATTCATTAA
- the dnaX gene encoding DNA polymerase III subunit gamma/tau produces MAYQAFYRVYRPQSFSEMTGQTHVKQTLQNALLYNKTTHAYLFSGPRGTGKTSAAKIFAKALNCEQAPASEPCNECASCKSINEGSNTDVIEFDAASNSRVEEMREIIEKVRFSPANSRFKIYIIDEVHMLSNSAFNALLKTLEEPPEHVVFILATTEPHKLPLTIISRCQRFDFKSHTQIDIVARMVEVLTDAEIPYNEQVLKLIAQAAAGGMRDALSLLDQVVSFSGDEMTIEDALLVTGSVSQDVFYGIAEALLAKDVGKSLTLLEQLVRDGKDPVRLVEDFITFYRDLLLIQTAPDLHDMLELVTHEPRFEELANRFEPATLYTWIDILSKTQQEMRFSNHTKIYMETALLKMAQADVPVQSGASAVSPELEAKVIQLENLVRELQQQVKNGVANGAQAAPAEQKKRQRVQSSFKIPTGRIQDVLKNATKVDIQAIKTNWATVMSQLQRSHSALLNDAEPVAASADAFVLKFKYDIHCQMASDNQTFAATFSQLLEQYAGKAYTPVFVPDVSWLKIREEFIKKSGLKAGTEEKQSESEEENPFSGEGAVAEEDPFVSEAERLFGKDFVEVHDD; encoded by the coding sequence TTGGCGTATCAAGCTTTTTACCGTGTTTACAGACCGCAGTCCTTTTCTGAAATGACAGGTCAAACGCATGTCAAACAAACCCTCCAAAATGCTCTCCTTTACAATAAGACAACACATGCTTATTTGTTCTCAGGGCCAAGGGGGACAGGGAAGACCAGTGCCGCTAAAATATTTGCCAAAGCATTAAACTGCGAACAAGCTCCTGCTTCGGAACCGTGCAACGAGTGTGCTTCTTGCAAGAGTATTAACGAGGGATCGAATACGGATGTTATTGAATTTGATGCAGCGTCTAATTCACGTGTAGAAGAAATGCGAGAAATCATTGAAAAGGTTCGTTTTTCACCAGCAAATTCGCGGTTTAAAATTTACATCATTGATGAAGTGCATATGTTATCAAACAGTGCCTTTAATGCGTTATTAAAAACATTAGAAGAACCACCAGAACATGTAGTTTTCATTTTGGCGACGACTGAACCGCATAAATTGCCACTGACTATTATTTCTCGTTGCCAGCGCTTTGATTTCAAATCACATACACAAATTGATATTGTGGCACGTATGGTCGAAGTCTTAACAGATGCTGAAATTCCGTACAATGAGCAAGTGCTTAAACTTATTGCACAAGCGGCTGCAGGTGGAATGCGTGATGCATTGAGTCTATTAGATCAAGTGGTATCGTTTAGTGGCGATGAAATGACGATTGAAGATGCTTTGTTAGTTACAGGTTCTGTTAGTCAGGATGTATTTTATGGCATTGCCGAAGCATTACTCGCTAAGGATGTCGGAAAATCGTTAACATTGTTAGAACAATTGGTACGCGATGGCAAAGATCCTGTTCGCTTGGTTGAAGATTTTATTACCTTTTATCGTGATTTGCTGTTGATCCAAACGGCTCCAGATCTTCATGATATGTTGGAGTTGGTCACGCATGAACCGCGATTTGAAGAGTTGGCCAATCGATTTGAACCGGCAACATTGTACACGTGGATTGATATTTTATCTAAAACGCAACAAGAAATGCGTTTTTCAAATCATACCAAAATCTATATGGAAACAGCTTTATTGAAAATGGCTCAAGCAGATGTACCGGTTCAAAGCGGGGCTTCTGCAGTATCGCCCGAGCTAGAAGCAAAAGTGATCCAGTTGGAAAATTTAGTACGCGAGCTACAACAACAGGTTAAAAATGGCGTAGCTAATGGTGCGCAAGCAGCACCGGCTGAGCAGAAAAAACGTCAGCGCGTTCAAAGTAGCTTTAAAATACCGACAGGACGTATTCAAGACGTCTTGAAAAATGCCACTAAAGTGGATATACAAGCGATTAAAACCAATTGGGCAACAGTCATGAGCCAATTGCAGCGATCGCATTCAGCTTTATTGAATGATGCGGAGCCAGTAGCAGCCTCAGCGGATGCATTTGTGTTAAAATTCAAGTATGATATTCATTGCCAGATGGCTTCTGACAATCAGACCTTTGCTGCTACATTTAGTCAATTGCTGGAGCAGTACGCAGGCAAAGCGTATACGCCGGTTTTTGTTCCGGACGTCAGTTGGCTGAAAATCCGTGAAGAGTTTATTAAGAAAAGTGGATTGAAGGCGGGCACTGAAGAAAAACAGTCAGAGTCTGAAGAAGAAAATCCGTTTTCGGGTGAAGGAGCAGTAGCGGAAGAAGATCCGTTTGTTTCAGAAGCTGAACGGCTTTTCGGAAAAGACTTTGTCGAAGTTCATGACGACTAA
- the ppx gene encoding exopolyphosphatase: MAQEKYAIIDIGSNTIRLVIYTRDKSGRFTESENVKAVARLRSYLNEENILEQEGIDILIKTLKSFQGVTRHHQLEAIKCVATAAVRQAVNQDDIIKAVQSETDFSIRILSEFEEANYGYLAVVNSTPFTSGITVDIGGGSTEITYFKNRQLIYFYSFPFGVLSLKEQFIEGDMPTKEELRELRSFLKEQFDQLEWLNDKRLPLIGIGGSARNLAQIHQEHIEYPFSGVHQYVMSKDDVEDINELFNSLEFSELQRLEGLSKDRADIIIPAVEVFRYLMELIDTKQFALSRKGLRDGVFYEETTKGFDLSVFPNVVEESFHELAVDYDINLTHAFHVSTSAMLISKELEKLGLLSLDEQDDKRLKLSSALYNLGSYIDSESSHQHTFYLLSNRTIDGLLHKERVIIALMASFKNRNVFKRNVALYEEWFTKDELAKYTLLGAIIKVAYSLNATKRDIVETIAVEEKDDVLVFSVHCREDWKPEQYQVEKQKKHVEKQLKKSVEFKFDS; this comes from the coding sequence ATGGCTCAAGAAAAATACGCAATTATTGATATTGGTTCAAATACCATCCGACTTGTTATCTATACACGAGACAAAAGTGGTCGTTTTACTGAAAGTGAGAACGTGAAGGCCGTGGCTCGTCTCCGCAGCTACTTGAACGAAGAAAATATTTTAGAACAAGAAGGAATCGATATACTAATCAAGACCCTGAAAAGTTTTCAAGGAGTTACGCGCCATCATCAACTTGAAGCTATCAAATGTGTGGCTACAGCAGCAGTTCGTCAAGCAGTAAATCAAGATGACATTATAAAGGCAGTACAGAGCGAAACCGACTTTTCAATCCGTATCCTTTCTGAATTTGAAGAAGCGAATTATGGATACCTAGCAGTCGTCAACTCGACACCATTTACTAGTGGCATCACGGTAGATATCGGTGGAGGTAGTACAGAGATTACGTACTTTAAGAATCGCCAGCTGATTTACTTTTATAGTTTTCCATTTGGTGTGTTGTCCTTGAAAGAGCAATTTATTGAAGGGGATATGCCGACAAAAGAGGAATTGCGTGAGTTACGATCGTTTTTAAAAGAACAGTTTGATCAGTTAGAATGGCTAAATGACAAACGCTTACCGCTGATTGGAATTGGAGGAAGTGCTCGAAATTTAGCACAAATCCATCAGGAGCACATTGAATACCCATTTTCTGGCGTTCATCAATATGTCATGAGTAAAGACGATGTTGAGGACATTAACGAGTTGTTCAATTCTCTTGAGTTTTCGGAATTGCAGCGACTAGAGGGATTATCAAAGGATCGTGCGGATATTATCATTCCAGCTGTAGAAGTATTTCGTTACTTAATGGAATTGATTGATACAAAGCAGTTTGCTCTTAGTAGAAAAGGGTTGCGAGATGGTGTTTTCTATGAAGAGACGACCAAGGGCTTCGATTTATCCGTATTCCCAAATGTCGTGGAAGAAAGTTTCCATGAGCTGGCTGTCGATTATGACATTAATTTAACACATGCATTTCATGTCAGCACGAGTGCAATGCTAATTTCAAAAGAGCTAGAGAAATTGGGCTTGTTATCGTTGGACGAGCAGGATGACAAACGCTTAAAGTTAAGCAGCGCCTTATATAATTTGGGCAGTTACATCGATTCAGAATCGAGTCACCAGCATACATTTTATCTATTGAGTAACAGGACCATTGATGGCTTGCTTCATAAAGAACGAGTCATTATCGCATTGATGGCTTCGTTTAAAAATCGAAATGTCTTTAAGCGCAATGTGGCTCTTTACGAAGAGTGGTTTACCAAAGATGAATTAGCCAAATACACGCTGCTCGGAGCTATTATTAAAGTGGCTTATAGTTTAAATGCGACGAAACGAGACATTGTGGAGACGATCGCAGTAGAAGAAAAAGATGACGTGCTTGTTTTTTCTGTTCACTGTCGTGAAGACTGGAAACCGGAGCAATACCAAGTAGAAAAACAGAAAAAGCATGTGGAAAAACAACTGAAAAAATCAGTAGAATTTAAATTTGATAGCTAA
- a CDS encoding deoxynucleoside kinase has protein sequence MNLREKYGIPQNAVITIAGTVGVGKSTMTKALADALQFRTSFENVDTNPYLDLFYNDFEKWSFHLQIYFLAERFKEQKRMFEYGGGFIQDRSIYEDTGIFAKMHWDKGTMNNVDYETYTNLFEAMVMTPYFPHPDLLIYLEGSIEDILSRIQERGRAMEQQTPVDYWLEMHQRYESWINSFNGCPVLRLNINDYDLLTNPECSEQIVERIGGFMQQASILRK, from the coding sequence ATGAATTTACGTGAAAAATATGGCATTCCACAGAATGCGGTAATTACAATAGCGGGTACAGTAGGTGTCGGGAAGTCAACGATGACTAAAGCTTTAGCGGATGCATTGCAATTCCGAACGTCTTTTGAAAATGTTGATACCAACCCGTATTTAGATTTGTTTTACAATGATTTTGAGAAATGGAGTTTCCATTTGCAAATCTATTTCCTGGCAGAGCGTTTTAAAGAACAAAAGCGGATGTTTGAATATGGCGGAGGTTTTATTCAAGACCGTTCGATTTATGAAGATACCGGGATTTTTGCGAAAATGCATTGGGATAAAGGCACGATGAACAATGTAGATTACGAAACCTACACAAATCTGTTTGAAGCGATGGTCATGACGCCTTATTTCCCGCATCCAGATTTATTGATTTACTTGGAAGGATCGATTGAGGATATCCTTTCACGTATTCAAGAGCGTGGACGTGCTATGGAGCAACAGACACCAGTAGATTACTGGCTAGAGATGCACCAGCGCTATGAGAGTTGGATCAATTCCTTTAATGGGTGCCCCGTACTGCGTTTAAATATCAATGACTACGATCTTCTGACAAATCCGGAGTGTTCGGAACAAATTGTTGAACGCATTGGTGGTTTTATGCAACAAGCTTCAATTCTTCGCAAATAA
- a CDS encoding RNA degradosome polyphosphate kinase, with translation METQKKKNVELKNPAYYNNRELSWLAFNERVLQEAFDKKNPLLERLKFLAIFSSNLDEFFMVRVAGLQDQVKVGFTKPENKAGMTPKQQLNEIAKKTHQLVELQYEALQNTLLPKLQKEHVEFVKTADLDTNQLDELERYFEEYIFPVLTPMAIDAYRTFPMLLNKSINLAVRLEDEEKRDEEGQKIAIVQVPAVLERFVRLQSEKGSLKFVLLEDVISFFIRKLFHGFKVVSVSVFRITRNADMTIHEEGARDLLKEIEEELRKRKWGAAVRLEIQQPGFDDVILDYLTDELEVDKKDVYFIEGFLDVTVFFNFYKQMAPTWEQLVFEGKVSQLPVGMETGKQIFQKISEQDVFLHHPYESFEPVVQFISEAADDPNVLAIKQTLYRVSGDSPVIKALKRAAENGKQVTVLVELKARFDEENNVQWAKELEKAGCHVIYGMTHLKTHSKITLVVRKKEDKIERFVHLGTGNYNDQTAKIYTDMSLFTSKRQFGIDATNFFNYLSGYTEKPEFHYLSVAPFTIRTDIIDLIDAEIRFQKKHGTGRIIAKMNSLTDKLIIMKLYEASNAGVKVELIVRGICCLRPGISDVSENIQVRSIVGSLLEHSRIYFFNHNGKEKTFLSSADMMTRNLNNRIEILFPIVDETIKKQVKTILELGLADNVKARRQDATGVYHYVSRKNDEPAIDSQKELFRRAYQVAEDEE, from the coding sequence TTGGAGACGCAGAAAAAAAAGAACGTCGAACTCAAAAATCCGGCTTATTATAATAATCGTGAGTTGAGCTGGCTTGCTTTTAATGAACGTGTTCTACAAGAAGCATTCGATAAAAAAAATCCTTTACTTGAACGGCTTAAATTTTTGGCGATTTTCAGCTCTAATTTAGATGAATTTTTTATGGTTCGTGTAGCAGGTTTGCAGGATCAAGTGAAAGTTGGATTTACGAAGCCTGAAAATAAAGCTGGAATGACCCCTAAGCAACAACTAAATGAAATCGCAAAAAAGACTCATCAGCTTGTCGAGTTACAATATGAAGCTTTACAAAACACGTTATTGCCAAAGCTTCAAAAAGAGCATGTGGAATTTGTGAAAACAGCAGACTTAGACACCAATCAGTTGGACGAATTAGAACGATACTTTGAAGAATATATTTTTCCAGTACTGACGCCTATGGCCATCGATGCTTATCGAACTTTTCCAATGCTGTTGAACAAAAGCATCAACTTAGCGGTGAGGTTGGAAGACGAGGAAAAAAGAGACGAAGAAGGACAGAAAATTGCCATCGTTCAAGTTCCTGCTGTATTAGAACGATTTGTCCGTTTACAGTCAGAGAAAGGCAGTTTAAAATTTGTTTTGTTAGAAGACGTTATTAGTTTCTTTATTCGCAAGCTTTTTCATGGCTTTAAAGTAGTATCGGTATCGGTGTTTCGGATTACCCGTAATGCCGATATGACCATTCACGAAGAAGGCGCGCGCGACTTGCTGAAGGAAATTGAAGAGGAACTCCGTAAACGAAAATGGGGAGCGGCTGTCCGTCTGGAAATTCAACAACCTGGATTTGATGACGTTATTTTAGACTACTTGACAGACGAGTTAGAGGTCGATAAAAAAGATGTCTACTTCATTGAAGGTTTTTTAGATGTAACGGTTTTTTTCAACTTTTATAAACAGATGGCCCCTACTTGGGAGCAGTTGGTTTTTGAAGGAAAGGTATCGCAGCTGCCGGTAGGAATGGAAACTGGCAAACAAATTTTTCAAAAAATTAGCGAGCAAGACGTTTTTCTTCATCACCCATACGAATCCTTTGAGCCCGTCGTTCAATTTATTTCAGAAGCTGCAGATGATCCGAACGTACTGGCGATCAAACAAACTTTATACCGTGTTAGCGGAGATTCACCAGTTATCAAGGCATTAAAAAGAGCGGCAGAAAATGGCAAGCAAGTAACGGTGCTAGTAGAATTAAAAGCGCGTTTTGATGAGGAAAACAATGTGCAATGGGCAAAAGAGCTGGAGAAAGCAGGATGTCATGTTATTTACGGCATGACTCACTTGAAAACCCACAGTAAAATCACGCTAGTAGTCCGAAAAAAAGAAGATAAAATTGAACGCTTTGTTCATTTAGGTACGGGGAATTACAATGACCAAACGGCTAAAATCTATACTGATATGAGTTTGTTCACGTCGAAAAGACAGTTCGGAATTGATGCGACTAATTTTTTCAACTATTTGAGCGGCTATACGGAAAAACCTGAGTTCCATTATTTATCGGTAGCGCCTTTTACAATTCGTACAGACATTATTGACTTGATTGATGCTGAAATCCGCTTTCAAAAAAAGCATGGAACCGGTCGGATTATAGCGAAGATGAACTCATTGACAGACAAACTCATTATTATGAAACTGTATGAAGCATCGAATGCTGGAGTGAAGGTCGAGTTAATCGTCAGAGGAATTTGCTGTTTACGACCAGGTATTTCAGATGTCAGCGAAAATATTCAAGTACGAAGCATTGTAGGGAGCTTATTGGAACATAGCCGCATCTATTTTTTCAATCATAACGGCAAAGAAAAGACGTTTTTATCCTCAGCTGATATGATGACGCGGAATTTGAACAACCGTATCGAAATTTTGTTTCCAATAGTTGATGAAACGATTAAAAAACAAGTTAAAACCATACTTGAATTGGGACTTGCGGACAATGTTAAAGCGAGAAGGCAGGATGCGACTGGTGTATATCATTACGTATCACGAAAAAATGATGAGCCGGCAATAGATAGCCAAAAAGAGTTATTCCGAAGAGCTTATCAAGTGGCAGAAGATGAAGAATAA
- the recR gene encoding recombination mediator RecR, which yields MHYPEPISKLMESFMKLPGIGPKTAARLAFFVLGMKEDTVLDFAKALVDAKRNLSFCSVCGHITDVDPCHICQDQQRDRTTICVVQDPKDVIAMEKMRDYKGLYHVLQGAISPMDGIGPEDINVPSLLKRLQDEEVEELILATNPTIEGEATAMYISRLVRPSGIKTTRIAHGLPVGGDLEYADEVTLSKALEGRREL from the coding sequence ATGCATTATCCAGAACCTATTTCGAAATTAATGGAGAGTTTTATGAAACTGCCAGGGATTGGGCCGAAAACAGCGGCCCGTCTGGCGTTTTTTGTGCTCGGAATGAAAGAGGACACAGTGCTTGATTTTGCTAAAGCCTTGGTGGATGCGAAACGGAACTTAAGCTTTTGCTCGGTGTGCGGCCATATTACGGATGTAGATCCATGTCATATTTGCCAAGATCAGCAACGTGACCGCACGACGATTTGCGTAGTACAAGATCCGAAAGATGTCATTGCGATGGAGAAAATGCGTGATTACAAAGGTTTGTATCATGTTTTACAAGGGGCAATTTCTCCGATGGATGGTATTGGTCCGGAAGATATTAACGTGCCGTCTTTGCTGAAACGTCTTCAAGATGAAGAAGTAGAAGAATTGATATTAGCGACAAACCCGACAATTGAGGGAGAAGCGACAGCGATGTATATCTCTCGACTCGTAAGACCATCAGGAATCAAAACGACTCGGATTGCACATGGACTGCCAGTAGGTGGCGATTTGGAATACGCTGATGAAGTGACTTTATCGAAAGCGTTAGAAGGGCGACGTGAGCTCTAA
- the tadA gene encoding tRNA adenosine(34) deaminase TadA, whose protein sequence is MNGMEKDHYYMNMAIDEANKAGAKGEVPIGAVIVYKDQVIARAHNLRETTQNAVTHAELLAIQEACLHLGNWRLEDTKIYVTLEPCPMCAGAILQSRIPHVVYGARDAKAGSVDSLYRLLNDERFNHQCQVTENVLAEECGQLLTQFFRNLREAKKQKRKTQL, encoded by the coding sequence ATGAACGGGATGGAAAAAGATCATTATTACATGAATATGGCGATTGACGAAGCCAATAAAGCAGGAGCAAAAGGAGAAGTACCCATTGGTGCTGTTATTGTTTACAAAGACCAAGTTATTGCGCGTGCACACAACTTACGTGAAACGACACAAAACGCTGTAACACACGCCGAACTACTAGCTATACAAGAAGCTTGTCTGCATCTCGGCAACTGGCGACTCGAAGACACAAAGATTTACGTTACGTTAGAGCCTTGCCCCATGTGTGCAGGTGCCATTTTGCAGTCTCGGATTCCCCACGTTGTTTATGGCGCGCGCGATGCGAAAGCGGGCAGTGTAGATTCCTTGTACCGTTTGCTGAATGATGAGCGCTTTAATCATCAATGCCAAGTAACCGAAAACGTTCTTGCTGAAGAATGTGGACAGCTGCTAACGCAGTTTTTCCGAAATCTTCGAGAAGCCAAGAAGCAAAAGCGGAAAACCCAGTTATAG
- a CDS encoding YbaB/EbfC family nucleoid-associated protein, with translation MMRGGGNMQGMMKQMQKMQKEMAVAQEELGTLKFEGTAGGGMVKATVSGHKEVLDIVLDPTVVDPEDIEMLQDLLVVATNDAFKKADDHANSTMGKFTKGLNMPGMF, from the coding sequence ATTATGCGCGGTGGAGGAAATATGCAAGGTATGATGAAACAAATGCAGAAAATGCAAAAAGAGATGGCAGTTGCCCAAGAAGAACTTGGAACTTTAAAGTTTGAAGGAACAGCAGGTGGTGGCATGGTTAAAGCTACTGTGTCCGGTCATAAAGAAGTGTTGGATATCGTACTTGATCCTACAGTAGTAGATCCAGAAGATATTGAAATGCTGCAGGACTTACTGGTTGTAGCAACAAATGACGCATTTAAAAAAGCGGACGATCACGCGAATTCCACAATGGGGAAATTCACGAAGGGCTTGAACATGCCAGGAATGTTCTAG
- a CDS encoding deoxynucleoside kinase, with product MPVPFITVEGPIGVGKTSLTKALADQNQFQLLKEIVDENPFLNKFYEDIEEWSFQTEMFFLCNRYKQLADIQKKFISKREPVVADYHIFKNLIFAKRTLPAAEYAKYEAIYKILTVDMPKPNMVIYLHASLDTLMKRIKLRGREFEQMITPEYMQQLAADYHEFIERFEREHPEIPVLRFNGDEIDFVQNDDDLQLILDKVDGTLQKRSLTL from the coding sequence ATGCCGGTACCATTCATCACGGTAGAAGGTCCGATTGGTGTAGGCAAAACGTCGCTGACGAAAGCGCTCGCCGATCAAAATCAATTTCAGTTGTTAAAAGAAATTGTTGACGAAAACCCATTTTTAAATAAATTCTACGAAGATATAGAAGAGTGGAGCTTCCAAACAGAGATGTTCTTCTTATGTAATCGCTATAAACAGTTGGCGGACATCCAGAAGAAATTTATTTCAAAGCGGGAACCAGTCGTAGCAGATTATCACATTTTCAAAAACCTCATCTTTGCTAAGCGTACATTGCCAGCGGCAGAATATGCTAAATACGAAGCCATCTATAAAATTCTGACGGTGGATATGCCAAAACCGAACATGGTCATTTATTTACATGCTAGCTTGGATACCTTAATGAAGCGTATCAAGTTACGAGGTAGAGAATTTGAACAGATGATTACGCCGGAATACATGCAACAGCTAGCAGCTGACTATCACGAATTTATCGAACGTTTTGAACGCGAGCATCCGGAAATTCCTGTATTGCGCTTTAATGGAGATGAAATCGATTTTGTTCAAAACGATGACGATTTGCAGCTTATTTTGGATAAAGTGGATGGAACTTTACAAAAAAGGAGTTTGACTTTATGA
- a CDS encoding aminotransferase class I/II-fold pyridoxal phosphate-dependent enzyme, translating into MTQRRPIVDALIQFQKRQPVSFHVPGHKHGILSGLPEEIQSALSYDVTELSDLDDLHYPQGIIQEAQLLLAEAYGAKRSFLLVNGSTVGNLAMVHAACEEGDVVIVQRNSHKSIFHALELACVRPVYVSPQWDEESMTAAAVSLNAIESALEEYPEAKAVVLTYPNYYGIVSRELAAIISLCHEKNIAVLVDEAHGAHFQVGLPFPTSALELGADVVVQSAHKTLPAMTMGSFLHMGSDRINVKKIQKYLRMYQSSSPSYLILASLDDARSYLQNYSQPDIRMFNEKRDRFLSSLRMIPHLTVVESGDPLKIMMRVDHHSGYQLKQKLEQVGIEVELADLFQVLLILPLLKQWHTYPFAEIRSRLKEAISMLEDEERQETKLGLTKFVDVTVPELSFEEIDVADQEWVSYTQVIGRIAAGMVIPYPPGIPLIVAGEKWTLAKVEELMNHLASNAQIQGDHRLESKQLSVLQQGDPVISKG; encoded by the coding sequence ATGACGCAACGACGCCCAATCGTAGATGCATTAATCCAATTTCAAAAAAGACAGCCTGTTTCTTTTCATGTACCCGGCCATAAGCATGGGATTTTATCAGGATTACCAGAAGAAATCCAATCAGCACTGTCCTACGACGTGACGGAACTGTCAGATTTGGATGATCTGCATTATCCACAAGGCATCATTCAAGAAGCGCAGCTTTTATTGGCGGAGGCTTATGGAGCGAAAAGGAGCTTCTTGTTGGTAAACGGCTCGACTGTAGGAAATTTGGCCATGGTTCATGCAGCGTGTGAAGAAGGGGATGTCGTTATTGTTCAGCGCAATTCGCATAAGTCCATTTTTCATGCACTGGAGCTTGCATGCGTGCGTCCAGTTTACGTTTCACCACAATGGGACGAAGAGTCTATGACGGCCGCTGCGGTCTCTCTTAACGCAATAGAATCAGCGCTAGAGGAATATCCGGAAGCAAAGGCAGTCGTGCTGACCTATCCCAATTACTACGGAATTGTATCCCGAGAGCTTGCTGCTATTATTTCTCTGTGCCACGAGAAAAACATTGCGGTTTTAGTAGACGAAGCGCACGGTGCTCATTTTCAAGTAGGATTACCGTTCCCGACTTCAGCTTTAGAATTAGGTGCAGATGTAGTAGTCCAGTCAGCGCATAAAACCTTGCCAGCGATGACAATGGGATCATTTTTGCATATGGGTAGTGACCGCATAAATGTAAAAAAAATTCAAAAATATTTGCGAATGTATCAATCAAGCAGTCCGTCTTATTTGATCCTGGCTTCTTTGGATGATGCACGCTCATATCTTCAAAACTATTCGCAACCGGATATCCGAATGTTTAATGAAAAGCGCGATCGCTTTCTTAGCAGCTTGCGTATGATTCCACATCTAACAGTGGTGGAGTCCGGTGACCCATTGAAAATTATGATGCGAGTAGATCATCATAGTGGCTATCAATTAAAACAAAAACTAGAGCAAGTTGGAATCGAAGTGGAATTGGCTGATCTTTTTCAAGTGCTCCTAATTTTACCATTGTTAAAGCAGTGGCATACTTACCCGTTTGCAGAAATTCGTAGTCGTTTAAAAGAAGCTATATCAATGCTTGAAGATGAAGAAAGGCAAGAAACAAAATTAGGACTAACAAAATTCGTCGATGTAACGGTTCCGGAATTGTCTTTTGAAGAAATTGATGTGGCGGACCAAGAGTGGGTTTCGTATACACAAGTGATTGGTCGAATTGCTGCAGGTATGGTGATTCCATATCCACCCGGAATTCCACTCATAGTCGCTGGTGAAAAGTGGACATTGGCCAAAGTGGAAGAGTTGATGAATCATCTGGCTTCAAATGCGCAAATTCAAGGAGATCATCGTTTAGAGTCTAAGCAATTATCGGTACTTCAACAAGGAGATCCAGTAATAAGTAAGGGATAG